From a region of the uncultured Draconibacterium sp. genome:
- a CDS encoding aspartyl protease family protein, translating to MKRILSILIIVVSLCGCGISTTKISNQKVLNKLEDLIEVSDFFKLKETYNQNIDQLSETHKLYYSALISNVFNNAEESNKAIDELLEKHSASLTDTMLNELYSTKLLNHVNLYEYSETAKASEFIQTNFAALNDSSELENLQNEIKIWEALKDVPPQEIVKTADALIPMTRDKVGLFNIDVSFGNSTKNLLFDTGANFSVMVRSLAKKLNLEITEADFYVTAATGLRVKSDIAIAPELTIAGITFKNVFFLVLDDKDLSFPQIDYYINGAIGFPVIEAMDEIRVSKDNQIFVPQNPVEYSYNNFALDGLMPIIAAEYNGDTLRFNFDTGATTTSLYPQFYKDYKNQVERNFEKEKFTAGSGGGIIEFEGYIIDKLNLKVADSAAQIDSVRLHIEDIGGKENNFHGNFGQDYIKQFDEMIISFKYASVTFN from the coding sequence ATGAAAAGAATTTTATCAATACTAATTATCGTTGTTAGTTTATGTGGCTGTGGAATATCTACTACCAAAATATCCAATCAGAAGGTTCTGAACAAGCTGGAAGATTTAATTGAAGTTTCCGACTTTTTCAAACTCAAAGAAACCTACAATCAGAATATTGATCAGCTTTCAGAAACACATAAACTATACTACAGCGCATTAATCAGCAATGTATTTAATAATGCAGAAGAATCGAATAAGGCCATTGATGAACTACTCGAAAAACACAGTGCCTCACTTACCGATACGATGCTTAACGAACTGTACAGTACAAAACTTTTAAACCATGTAAATCTGTACGAATATTCAGAGACCGCAAAAGCCAGTGAATTTATTCAAACCAATTTTGCAGCACTGAACGATTCATCAGAATTAGAAAACCTGCAAAATGAGATAAAAATCTGGGAGGCATTAAAGGATGTTCCCCCTCAGGAAATTGTTAAAACCGCTGATGCACTGATTCCCATGACCAGGGATAAAGTGGGTTTATTTAATATCGATGTAAGTTTTGGGAACTCAACCAAAAACCTGCTTTTTGATACCGGGGCCAACTTTTCGGTAATGGTTCGGTCGCTGGCAAAAAAACTGAATTTAGAAATAACGGAGGCCGATTTTTATGTAACTGCAGCAACCGGTTTACGCGTTAAAAGCGACATAGCAATTGCGCCCGAACTCACCATTGCCGGTATTACTTTTAAGAATGTTTTCTTTTTGGTACTCGACGACAAGGACCTTTCTTTTCCGCAAATCGATTATTATATAAATGGTGCAATTGGATTTCCGGTTATTGAAGCAATGGATGAAATTCGGGTAAGCAAAGACAACCAGATTTTTGTACCTCAAAATCCGGTGGAATATTCGTACAATAATTTTGCTTTGGATGGTTTGATGCCAATTATTGCTGCCGAATACAATGGCGATACTTTGCGCTTTAATTTTGATACAGGAGCCACAACCACATCCTTGTATCCACAATTTTATAAAGACTATAAAAACCAGGTTGAACGAAATTTTGAGAAGGAAAAATTTACAGCCGGAAGTGGCGGTGGTATTATTGAGTTTGAAGGTTATATAATCGACAAGCTGAATTTAAAGGTGGCAGACTCAGCGGCCCAAATTGACAGCGTTCGCCTGCACATTGAAGATATTGGAGGCAAGGAAAATAATTTCCACGGAAACTTTGGACAAGATTACATTAAACAGTTTGATGAAATGATAATCAGTTTTAAATATGCATCGGTAACCTTTAACTAG
- a CDS encoding type II CAAX endopeptidase family protein codes for MKARQKAATFLTQPAVILTFISIILTLSIATSNYGTILGYVIVLVTAWAVKWDWSFFSIQKNPLAKTILKAVLYTILIIVANDFLFQPVIEYFYGATDLSNFEGLKGNWQNYLVFLAIMWIFAAFGEEFLYRGYMLKQLARIFGNSQLAWVAAILISSLAFGFAHLYQGASGIITTGFVALLFSSIFYKNQKNLWVLVLTHGFYDVFGITMIFLDKERIITNWAQEHIFFFLS; via the coding sequence ATGAAAGCAAGACAAAAAGCCGCAACTTTTCTTACGCAGCCGGCCGTAATTCTAACGTTTATTTCCATAATTCTTACGTTATCAATTGCCACCAGCAATTATGGCACTATCCTGGGATATGTAATCGTTTTAGTCACCGCCTGGGCGGTAAAATGGGACTGGTCGTTTTTTTCAATTCAAAAAAATCCATTGGCCAAAACAATTCTTAAAGCCGTTTTGTATACCATTCTCATCATAGTCGCCAACGACTTTCTTTTTCAACCCGTAATCGAATATTTTTATGGTGCTACCGATTTAAGCAACTTCGAAGGCTTAAAAGGAAACTGGCAAAACTATCTTGTTTTTTTGGCCATAATGTGGATTTTTGCCGCGTTTGGCGAGGAATTTTTATATCGCGGTTATATGCTTAAACAACTGGCCCGAATTTTTGGCAACAGTCAGTTGGCATGGGTAGCAGCAATTCTTATTTCATCTTTAGCATTTGGTTTTGCGCATTTGTACCAGGGAGCTTCGGGTATAATTACCACCGGATTTGTGGCACTGCTATTTAGTTCGATATTCTACAAAAACCAAAAAAACCTTTGGGTACTGGTTCTTACACATGGTTTTTATGACGTATTTGGTATTACGATGATTTTTCTTGATAAAGAACGTATCATTACCAACTGGGCACAGGAGCACATATTTTTCTTCCTGAGCTAG